A stretch of the Actinoalloteichus fjordicus genome encodes the following:
- a CDS encoding methyltransferase produces MIDFEHDRPKTLSDLADLLTPWAIRVAVTLRLPELVDQGVTTVSELAARVSADEVALARLLRLLVCRGVFVESAAGDLALTEVAREMMGGAARKWLDLDGAGGRMETAYSGLLESIRTGEAAYPKTFGCSVWRDFESSPALSESFGSYLAELAGEWGQELAERHDWSGVSKVVDVGGGDGTLISTLLRIHPTMRGVLVDLPATALAARQRLAAAGLVDRCTVVEGSFFERLPDGGDLYVLAQVLHDWPDAEAVAILRRCAEAAGRGGRLLVVERIRSDESPSRAADAAFAAMDLRMLLLFGSLERSADQFARLAAEAGLSLRSRGDVGELGLLEFVVDPVTAERDEARRLSVAAGRT; encoded by the coding sequence GTGATCGATTTCGAACACGATCGGCCGAAGACCCTGTCGGACCTGGCCGATCTGCTCACTCCTTGGGCAATTCGGGTGGCCGTCACGCTGCGGCTTCCCGAACTCGTCGACCAGGGCGTCACCACCGTGAGCGAGTTGGCGGCGCGGGTCTCTGCGGACGAGGTGGCGTTGGCCCGGCTGCTCCGTCTGCTCGTGTGCCGCGGTGTGTTCGTGGAATCGGCCGCAGGCGATCTCGCGCTCACCGAGGTCGCTCGCGAGATGATGGGCGGGGCCGCACGAAAGTGGCTCGACCTGGACGGCGCGGGTGGGCGGATGGAGACGGCCTACTCCGGTCTGCTGGAGTCGATCCGCACCGGTGAGGCCGCCTATCCGAAGACTTTCGGCTGTTCCGTGTGGCGTGACTTCGAATCGAGTCCTGCGCTGTCGGAGTCGTTCGGCTCCTATCTCGCCGAACTGGCAGGCGAGTGGGGTCAGGAGCTGGCGGAACGGCATGACTGGTCCGGCGTGTCGAAGGTCGTCGACGTCGGCGGCGGCGACGGGACGCTGATCAGCACGTTGCTGCGGATCCATCCCACGATGCGCGGCGTGCTCGTCGATCTGCCCGCCACCGCGCTGGCCGCGCGGCAGCGACTCGCGGCGGCCGGGCTCGTCGATCGCTGCACGGTGGTCGAGGGCAGCTTCTTCGAACGGCTGCCCGACGGCGGTGACCTGTACGTCCTCGCGCAGGTCCTGCACGACTGGCCGGACGCCGAGGCGGTCGCCATCCTGCGTCGCTGTGCCGAGGCGGCGGGCCGGGGCGGCAGGCTGCTGGTGGTCGAGCGGATCAGGTCGGACGAGTCGCCGAGCCGGGCGGCCGACGCCGCGTTCGCCGCGATGGACCTCCGTATGCTGCTGCTCTTCGGCAGTCTGGAGCGGTCTGCCGATCAGTTCGCGCGGCTCGCCGCCGAGGCAGGGCTGAGCCTGCGGTCCCGAGGGGACGTCGGAGAGCTGGGGCTGCTCGAATTCGTCGTCGATCCCGTGACCGCCGAGCGCGACGAGGCGAGGCGACTGTCGGTGGCGGCAGGCCGGACCTGA
- a CDS encoding class I adenylate-forming enzyme family protein yields MIVTIDDRPADWEALSTWIAELIDGAADDVVWIHGDENVTRGDLIARVEEFTDLFQRDGIGPGTTVALRIGPSCTLFYVLFGLWRCGAQVLLVDSRAKPAEVDRLFRRYEPQFELHSDTAGEIRAVFRATREVLTRSTGGGRPAQGPHCLVQSSSGSTGRPKIIGRTAASLQTELDRIALLAGAPAAGERVLLLGSMSHSFGLIVGVLHSLRVNATLVLTFSVRPRELLDLAARQDVAMILGVPTHFELLASVFDPPPLPSLRGAVCAGDVLDRGVFDLVERRLGIRLGQVYGMTEVGVIAADLTGRLGPQAVGVPLPGITVRCSGGELFIAIDETPYVRSDGIVRVVDGWLRTFDRADQDAETGALRILGRTDSVIAIGGLKVDLTEIEAVLHEHEQVNEAVVTYHEVIEAHVGVSGVLSTADLLSWCRERLSHVKVPKRVHLGPALPRTATGKLIRDRDLLHAARPRVVD; encoded by the coding sequence ATGATCGTGACGATAGACGACAGACCGGCGGACTGGGAGGCCCTGTCCACCTGGATTGCCGAACTGATCGACGGCGCGGCCGACGACGTGGTGTGGATTCACGGCGATGAGAACGTGACCAGGGGCGATCTGATCGCCCGGGTCGAGGAATTCACGGATCTCTTTCAGCGGGACGGAATCGGCCCCGGCACTACGGTGGCCCTGCGCATCGGGCCCAGTTGCACGTTGTTCTACGTTCTGTTCGGGCTCTGGCGCTGCGGCGCCCAGGTCCTGTTGGTCGATTCACGCGCCAAACCCGCCGAGGTCGATCGCCTGTTCCGTCGGTACGAACCGCAGTTCGAACTGCACTCGGACACCGCAGGCGAGATTAGGGCGGTGTTCCGGGCGACCCGCGAGGTGCTGACCCGATCGACCGGCGGCGGTCGGCCTGCGCAGGGGCCGCACTGTCTGGTGCAGAGCAGTTCCGGGTCCACCGGACGACCCAAGATCATCGGCAGGACCGCGGCGTCGCTCCAGACCGAGCTGGACCGCATCGCCCTGCTGGCAGGCGCGCCCGCTGCGGGCGAACGAGTCCTGTTGCTCGGATCGATGTCGCACTCCTTCGGGCTGATCGTCGGGGTGCTGCACTCGCTGCGGGTGAACGCGACGCTCGTGCTCACCTTCAGCGTCCGACCGCGCGAGCTGCTGGATCTGGCCGCCCGGCAGGACGTCGCGATGATCCTCGGCGTCCCCACCCACTTCGAACTCCTCGCCTCGGTGTTCGACCCGCCCCCGCTGCCGAGCCTGCGGGGTGCGGTGTGCGCGGGCGACGTGCTCGATCGCGGCGTCTTCGATCTGGTCGAGCGCAGGCTCGGCATCCGGCTGGGTCAGGTCTACGGAATGACCGAGGTCGGCGTCATCGCCGCCGACCTGACCGGGCGGCTCGGCCCGCAGGCCGTCGGTGTCCCGCTGCCGGGGATCACGGTGCGCTGCTCGGGCGGCGAGTTGTTCATCGCCATCGACGAGACCCCCTATGTGCGGTCCGACGGCATCGTGCGGGTCGTCGACGGCTGGCTGCGCACCTTCGACCGCGCCGATCAGGACGCCGAGACGGGCGCGCTGCGCATCCTCGGCCGGACCGACTCGGTGATCGCCATCGGCGGACTCAAGGTCGACCTGACCGAGATCGAGGCGGTTCTGCACGAGCACGAGCAGGTCAACGAGGCCGTCGTGACCTACCACGAGGTGATCGAGGCTCACGTCGGCGTCTCGGGCGTGTTGAGCACGGCGGACCTGTTGTCCTGGTGCCGAGAGCGCCTGAGCCACGTGAAGGTGCCCAAACGCGTGCACCTCGGTCCGGCGCTGCCGCGCACCGCCACCGGAAAGCTCATTCGTGACCGTGACCTGCTGCATGCCGCCCGCCCCAGGGTCGTTGACTGA
- a CDS encoding acyl carrier protein, translating to MKTEVRDFVVEVLRDVLHLEIGQDVTDDTPLELESLFLVELVVQAEARFGVGLDDEEFYQDPPGTIGALVQFIVDRRSAAQPSGAVT from the coding sequence GTGAAGACAGAGGTACGTGACTTCGTCGTCGAGGTGCTGCGTGACGTGCTGCACCTGGAGATCGGGCAGGACGTCACCGACGACACTCCGCTGGAACTGGAGTCCTTGTTCCTGGTCGAGCTGGTCGTGCAGGCCGAGGCGCGGTTCGGCGTCGGGCTGGACGACGAGGAGTTCTATCAGGACCCGCCCGGCACCATCGGCGCCCTCGTCCAGTTCATCGTCGACCGGCGCTCGGCGGCGCAGCCTTCCGGGGCCGTCACGTGA
- a CDS encoding beta-ketoacyl-[acyl-carrier-protein] synthase family protein — MSGEKVVVTGLGVFTAFGFGLDALLGGVFAGRAAFGPVRRFDVSRSRASHAAIYPADGPDSTRLAAWSGGSPGQRSVVLACARDALAGAGLQGPLDAALLLGTAGDDVAHTDFWSGFDKAEARASQETATCPWDTDGETTDEGGALGLSDCVPAHLAEDVARRLGLTGPTRAFVNACVASTNAIVHGAALIRSGRAHTVVCGGASLVGPHAFRNFDAAKALTKAPRMHPFSTDRAGLLLGDGAAMLVLESETRARRRGAEPLGRLEGWGMSADAHHLVRPDPTGGGAAASAASALCLAGVGPEQVDYVNAHGTATRSNDVAETAALHRVLGSHASSVPVSSTKGSTGHLLEATGAVELVIALLALREGMVPPTVGYGDPDPACDLDYVPEGPRRIALRRVLTVNSAVGGLNTAILVGRP, encoded by the coding sequence GTGTCTGGTGAGAAGGTCGTGGTGACCGGCTTAGGCGTCTTCACCGCCTTCGGGTTCGGTCTCGATGCGCTGCTGGGCGGCGTCTTCGCCGGTCGAGCCGCCTTCGGCCCCGTCCGGCGGTTCGACGTCAGTCGGTCTCGAGCGAGCCACGCCGCGATCTACCCGGCGGACGGGCCGGACTCGACGCGACTCGCGGCGTGGTCGGGCGGCTCCCCCGGACAGCGGTCCGTGGTGCTCGCCTGTGCACGGGACGCCCTGGCCGGTGCGGGTCTGCAGGGTCCGCTGGATGCCGCGTTGCTGCTCGGAACGGCAGGCGACGACGTCGCACACACCGACTTCTGGTCCGGCTTCGACAAGGCCGAGGCCCGGGCCTCGCAGGAGACCGCCACCTGCCCTTGGGACACCGACGGCGAGACGACCGACGAGGGCGGCGCCCTCGGCCTGTCCGACTGCGTGCCCGCGCATCTCGCCGAGGACGTCGCCCGCCGCCTGGGCCTGACCGGGCCGACCCGTGCCTTCGTCAACGCCTGCGTCGCGTCGACCAATGCGATCGTCCACGGCGCTGCCCTGATCCGCAGCGGTCGAGCCCACACCGTGGTCTGCGGCGGCGCCTCCCTCGTCGGCCCGCACGCCTTCCGGAACTTCGACGCCGCCAAGGCCCTGACGAAAGCTCCTCGGATGCACCCCTTCTCCACGGACCGCGCCGGTCTGCTGCTGGGAGACGGCGCCGCCATGCTCGTGCTGGAGTCCGAGACCAGGGCTCGACGTCGGGGCGCGGAGCCGTTGGGACGCCTGGAGGGCTGGGGGATGTCCGCCGACGCGCATCATCTGGTCCGGCCCGATCCGACCGGGGGAGGGGCGGCGGCCTCAGCGGCCTCGGCGTTGTGTCTCGCAGGCGTCGGCCCCGAACAGGTCGACTATGTCAACGCCCACGGCACCGCGACCCGGTCCAACGACGTTGCGGAGACGGCCGCCCTGCATCGAGTGCTGGGATCACACGCCTCCTCGGTCCCGGTCAGCTCCACCAAGGGCAGCACGGGTCACCTGCTGGAGGCCACCGGAGCGGTCGAGCTGGTCATCGCGCTGCTGGCGTTGCGGGAGGGCATGGTGCCGCCGACCGTGGGCTACGGCGATCCCGATCCGGCGTGCGACCTGGACTACGTGCCGGAGGGACCCCGCCGGATCGCGCTTCGCCGGGTGCTCACGGTGAACTCGGCGGTCGGCGGGCTGAACACCGCGATCCTGGTGGGCAGGCCGTGA